In Brachionichthys hirsutus isolate HB-005 chromosome 5, CSIRO-AGI_Bhir_v1, whole genome shotgun sequence, a single genomic region encodes these proteins:
- the LOC137894256 gene encoding uncharacterized protein has translation MSIPVIDFGAYSLDGKEVPEEPMHNLSRQFKAAFTEVGFLFLKNTGITQKEMNRVLDVSQEFFQLPDELKRPFSWTIIDNCSHGWVFPEEERLNPLRPPDLKESFNIGRFQPDIEWPPVSEFREILTSFFHRSKELGLRVLTVMAHSLDLDPEVFLSAHRFVGTNKNLSVLRTLYYPPVNRESVNEHQLRCGEHSDFGTISLLFQNNEGLQVRARSGEYIDVPVTPGAILINIADLMQRWTNDQFTSAPHRVLLPPAGDSNTRQSVVLFLNPDHEALITCLDGSNKYPPVTGQDYLMERIRGSFDEY, from the exons atgagcatCCCAGTCATCGACTTCGGTGCCTACAGCCTGGATGGGAAAGAAGTCCCTGAGGAGCCCATGCACAACTTGAGCCGGCAGTTTAAAGCAGCTTTTACAGAAGttggatttttatttctgaAGAACACCGGGATCACTCAGAAGGAG ATGAATCGTGTGCTGGACGTGTCCCAGGAATTCTTCCAGCTGCCTGATGAACTGAAACGGCCTTTCAGCTGGACAATCATTGACAACTGCAGCCACGGCTGGGTTTTTCCTGAGGAAGAGAG GTTGAATCCACTTCGACCCCCGGACCTAAAGGAGAGTTTCAACATTGGCCGATTTCAGCCTGACATT GAATGGCCGCCTGTTTCAGAATTCCGGGAGATCCTAACTTCTTTCTTCCACCGTAGTAAAGAGCTAGGTCTGCGGGTACTAACAGTCATGGCCCACAGTCTGGACCTGGACCCCGAGGTGTTCCTCAGTGCTCATCGTTTTGTGGGAA CGAATAAAAATCTCTCAGTACTGCGGACTCTGTACTACCCTCCGGTGAACAGGGAGAGCGTGAATGAGCATCAGTTGCGATGTGGAGAACATTCGGACTTCGGCACCATCTCGCTGTTGTTTCAGAATAATGAAGGTCTGCAG GTGCGTGCTCGTTCAGGGGAGTATATTGATGTTCCTGTCACCCCCGGAGCCATCCTCATCAATATCGCTGATCTGATGCAGCGCTGGACCAATGATCAGTTCACCTCTGCG CCACACAGAGTTCTGCTTCCCCCTGCTGGAGACTCCAACACACGCCAGTCGGTGGTTTTATTCCTCAATCCGGATCATGAAGCTCTGATCACCTGCCTGGACGGTTCCAACAAATACCCTCCAGTCACAGGACAGGACTATCTCATGGAACGCATACGCGGCTCCTTTGATGAATACTGA